A part of Ziziphus jujuba cultivar Dongzao chromosome 8, ASM3175591v1 genomic DNA contains:
- the LOC125418744 gene encoding uncharacterized protein LOC125418744, giving the protein MIERRLAEICPNSGLRANPHIESKLKKWKKQYGIIYDMLNKSGFGWNDSLKCVEVDSDEVWKAYAQSNPSAKGWRGKSFLMYERLATIFGKDRTTGHGAQTPIDMVNDLNLNSGNEQFNDVCSPMSMNEIHSEPSTRPKSRGKRKSGLKDDDIVSAFGNVAEKLFDKLAAKLDKSEANYP; this is encoded by the exons ATGATTGAGAGGCGATTAGCTGAGATATGTCCTAATTCGGGATTGCGAGCAAATCCACACATTGagtcaaaattgaaaaagtggaagaagcaatacGGTATAATATACGATATGCTAAACAAAAGTGGGTTTGGATGGAATGActctcttaaatgtgtggaaGTTGATAGTGACGAAGTTTGGAAAGCATATGCGCAG agtaatccaAGTGCAAAGGGATGGAGAGGTAAATCGTTTCTGATGTATGAGAGGCTTGCTACAATTTTTGGAAAGGATCGGACAAcaggacatggagcacaaactccgATTGATATGGTcaatgatttgaatttgaatagtGGGAATGAACAATTTAATGATGTGTGTTCTCCTATGTCTATGAATGAAATACATAGTGAACCATCCACCCGACCTAAATCAAGAGGTAAGAGAAAATCTGGATTGAAGGATGATGATATTGTGAGCGCGTTTGGCAATGTAGCagagaaattgtttgataaattggctGCGAAGTTAGATAAATCTGAAGCCAATTATCCATAa
- the LOC107421821 gene encoding serrate RNA effector molecule isoform X1, whose translation MTGENIILLIAVNANLQLRYDAKVLDMTLKTLDGDQIVYKEAKVSEYFGFNRPIELDIFRNAICYDKIKELESNLGRNADSSTEGSARRQQKCRSENISTQKRAFFNAHKDEEWLKNKYHPTNLLRIFERRNRQAQETAKKFLLYLSKGILDLSPCATAFYSSKPWQNSEPNSYDKAGEKNRRLNKGQDEESEFLAALKAHPVSCLRRRIQSGERVLYGIELLDTLLAYLWRIHGVNYYGMIESDEP comes from the exons ATGACG GGTGAAAATATAATACTCTTAATAGCTGTCAATGCTAATTTGCAACTTCGGTATGATGCTAAGGTTTTAGATATGACATTGAAAACACTAGATGGAGATCAAATAGTTTATAAGGAAGCTAAAGTTTCTGAATACTTTGGATTTAATCGCCCCATTGAACTGGATATTTTCAGGAATGCTATCTGCtatgataaaataaaag AGTTGGAATCAAACCTTGGACGTAACGCTGATTCATCCACTGAAGGGAGTGCACGAAG GCAACAGAAGTGCAGATCAGAGAATATTTCCACTCAGAAGCGTGCTTTTTTCAATGCTCATAAGGATGAGGAATG gttgaaaaataaatatcatccTACAAATTTACTTCGCATCTTTGAA AGGAGGAATAGACAAGCTCAGGAGACTGCGAAGAAATTTTTACTTTATCTATCAAAAGGAATACTCGACTT GAGTCCTTGTGCCACTGCATTCTATTCATCGAAACCATGGCAGAATAGTGAGCCGAACTCTTATGATAAAGCTGGAGAAAAAAACCGGAGACTTAATAAAGGTCAAGACGAGGAAAGTGAATTTTTGGCTGCACTAAAGGCCCACCCTGTCAGTTGTCTGCGTAGACGAATACAATCAG GTGAGAGAGTCCTCTATGGAATTGAACTTCTGGACACACTTCTTGCGTATCTTTGGCGCATCCATGGTGTAAATTATTATGGCATGATTGAAAGTGATGAACCTTAG
- the LOC107421821 gene encoding serrate RNA effector molecule isoform X2, with protein sequence MTGENIILLIAVNANLQLRNAICYDKIKELESNLGRNADSSTEGSARRQQKCRSENISTQKRAFFNAHKDEEWLKNKYHPTNLLRIFERRNRQAQETAKKFLLYLSKGILDLSPCATAFYSSKPWQNSEPNSYDKAGEKNRRLNKGQDEESEFLAALKAHPVSCLRRRIQSGERVLYGIELLDTLLAYLWRIHGVNYYGMIESDEP encoded by the exons ATGACG GGTGAAAATATAATACTCTTAATAGCTGTCAATGCTAATTTGCAACTTCG GAATGCTATCTGCtatgataaaataaaag AGTTGGAATCAAACCTTGGACGTAACGCTGATTCATCCACTGAAGGGAGTGCACGAAG GCAACAGAAGTGCAGATCAGAGAATATTTCCACTCAGAAGCGTGCTTTTTTCAATGCTCATAAGGATGAGGAATG gttgaaaaataaatatcatccTACAAATTTACTTCGCATCTTTGAA AGGAGGAATAGACAAGCTCAGGAGACTGCGAAGAAATTTTTACTTTATCTATCAAAAGGAATACTCGACTT GAGTCCTTGTGCCACTGCATTCTATTCATCGAAACCATGGCAGAATAGTGAGCCGAACTCTTATGATAAAGCTGGAGAAAAAAACCGGAGACTTAATAAAGGTCAAGACGAGGAAAGTGAATTTTTGGCTGCACTAAAGGCCCACCCTGTCAGTTGTCTGCGTAGACGAATACAATCAG GTGAGAGAGTCCTCTATGGAATTGAACTTCTGGACACACTTCTTGCGTATCTTTGGCGCATCCATGGTGTAAATTATTATGGCATGATTGAAAGTGATGAACCTTAG